The genomic stretch TTCGAGTAGCCGTGCTGGCGCACCTTCCATTCACCTTCTCCATAGACCTTCAGACCGGTGCTGTCGACAACCAGATAGATCGGTTCATTGTCACGAAGGATCGGCAGTTCGACATCAAGCGTTTTTGCCCGGCGACAGAGCGTGGTGTAATTCGGCACCGGCAAGCTCGGGAAGGCCAAATCGCGCAGACTTTGGGTGAAACCTTGCAGGGCGCGCAAGGTCAGTCGATAGACGGTCTTCAAGCCAAGTAATGCCTGAATCAGCGTATCGCCGTATACACACGGGCGACCACGTGTGGGTATGGCATCGGGCATTCTGGCAAGGACGGCTTCATCTATCCATATTGTTACGTTCCCCCGGCTGATCAGGCCTTCATTATAGGCCGCCCAATTCCTGACACGGTAGCGTGCCTTCGGCTCACCTTTCTTGTGTATGTCCTTGCGCATTTTCTTGGCAAAAATTAGGCAGATTACTCTGGAATCTGACTTGATAGGAGGCTGGCTCCGCGACCGTTGTGCGTAAACGTCAACGGATCTCGCTCGATTTATGCAACAACGCCCACCCACGAAAGAATTGACAACACGGCATAATACGTAGAGCATCTACCCCCTAGATATTGATCACGAATTTCTGATCAATAAAGCTTTTGAAGCGTTGCTACTCAACAGCCTGGATGGAGCTAGGCAAAGCCCTGCGCATCTTCGTCAACAACGCGAGCAAGATCGAACAGGCATAGCATTCTCAATACTGGATCTCATGAACGAACGCGCGACCGGATTGATTATGCGAACGGGTTCAAGCCCAAGACTGTCATGACACGCGTCAGCGAGCTGACTTTCGACGTTCATCAGGTGCGCGATGGCGGCTTCTACCCCAGTGCCCTTGAGAAGGGGACTAGCACTGCGCGCGCGATCAATCTGGTGCTCGTCGAGATATATCCACAGCGTCTTCACTCGCAAGGTATGCGATATTTTGATCAGGATGATCGGCCCGGAAATCTCGCTGATACTGGTTCAGGTTGGACGTGCCGTGGCGTTGTTGCATCGATCGAGCGAGAGCCGGTAACGGTTTACGCGCAACGGTCATGGCCAGCCTTTTGTTATCCAGTCAGATTCCAGAGTGACTGCCTAATTTTTGCCAAGAAAATGCGCAAGGGCATACACAAGACAGGTGAGCCAAGGCTCGCTACCGTGTCAGGCATTGGGCAGCCTATAATGCAGGCCTGATCAACCGGGGGAACGTGACGATATGGATAAATTAAGCCGTTCTTGCCAGGATACCCGACGCCATACCCACGCGTGGTCGCCCGCGTCTATACGGCGGTACGTTGATTCAGGCATTACTTGGCGTGAAGATCCTCTATCGACTGACGTTGCCCGCCCTGCAAGGTTTCACCCAAAGTCTGCGCGATCTGGCGTTTCCGAGCTTGCCGGTTCCGAATTACACCACGCTCTGTCGCCGGACAAAAACGCTTGATGTCGAACTGCCGATCCTTTTCGACAACGAACCGATCCATCTGGTGGTCGACAGCACCGGTCTGAAGGTCTATGGCGAAGGTGAATGGAAGATGCGCCAGCACGGGTACTCGAAGCCACGCACGTAGCGTCAAGTCCATCTCGCGCTCAACGCGAATACGGGTCAAGTGCATGCCGCGCTAACGACGCATCAGAATGTGGCTGACGGGCGTGATGCACTGGATCAAGCTGGTCGAGCAACTACTCGACGACTGAGACGCGGTGGTGCCATCCCCGCCAGCCGCAAAGCGATTCTCCTATAATAAGGTGCGCAGTGATCTGCGCGGTTTCACTGTCCATCTTCCGCCGTGCCACGCGTATGTTTGATCTCGCCGTCAGCCTTGCTTCAGTGCACCGCCGCATCGATGACGCGGCCCGGTCCGCCGGTCGCACGCCGGATGAGGTGGCGCTGCTCACAGTTTCGAAGACCTTCCCCGCCGAAGCTGTGCGTAAGGCGCATGCAGCCGGCCAATGCGCGTTCGGCGAGAACTACGTGCAGGAGGCGCTCGGCAAGATCGCCGCGCTCGCCGACCTGCGCGCCTCGCTCGATTGGCACTTCATCGGGCCGCTGCAATCGAACAAGACTCGGGCGGTGGCCGAGCAGTTCGACTGGGTGCATTCGGTTGACCGGCTCAAGATCGCGCAGCGCCTGGCCGAGCAGCGCCCGGCGCACCTGCCGCCGCTCAATGTCTGCATACAAGTCAACGTCAGCGGCGAGGCCAGCAAAAGCGGCGTCGCGCCGGTCGAGGCGGCTACTCTGGCGCGCGAGGTGGCCGCCCTGTCCACGCTACGGCTGCGCGGTCTAATGGCGATCCCTGAGCCGTCCGGAAAATTCGCGGCGCAGCGTGTGCCGCATCGGCTCCTGCACGAGCTGTTCAACACGCTCAAGGCAGAGGGCCTGGCGCTCGACACGCTGTCGATGGGTATGTCTGCAGATCTCGAAGCGGCCGTGCTCGAGGGTGCCACTATCGTGCGCGTTGGTGCCGCGATCTTCGACGCGCGCGACTACGGCATGCCACGCTCGTCCAGAGCAATTTTCTGCACCTGTCTTTCTTAGTCCAACTATTATGAAAATTGCATTTATCGGTGGCGGCAACATGGCAGCTGCCCTGATTAGCGGCATCGTCAAGCGTGGTACTGCGGAACCCGGAGATCTCTACGTGATCGATCCTAGCGCGGATACCCGCACGCGTCTGCGCGAGGAGCGCGGCGTGGCCACCGGCGAGACTATTGAGGCCACGCTGGCCGCCTACGACGCGATCGTGCTGGCAGTCGAGCCGCAGGTGCTCAATGACGTGGCCAGGGCGATCGCGCCGCATCTCGGCCAGGCGCTAGTGGTCAGCATCGCGGCCGGGATCCGTGCCACCGACCTATCCCGCTGGCTGGGCGGCTACACACGCATCGTCCGCACCATGCCGAACATGCCGGCGCTGGTCGGTATGGGCGTGACGGGCTTGGCCGCGCTGGACGCGGTCGACGCAGTCGACCGCGAGCTGGCCTCGGTCATGCTCGGTGCGGTCGGCGAAACGGTCTGGTTCGACGACGAGGCATGCCTGGATGCCGTCACGGCCATCTCTGGCAGCGGCCCCGCCTATGTGTTTTATTTCATCGAGGCGCTACAGGAAGCAGCTCGACAGCTCGGCCTGAATGAGGAGCAAGGCCGCGCGCTGGCGGTGGCGACCTTCACCGGCACCGCTCAACTAGCCGCACAATCGAGCGAGCCGGTCGGCGTGCTGCGCAAGCGCGTGACTTCCAAGAGCGGCACTACGGTCGCGGCGCTGACCGCGTTCGAAGCGCAGCAGCTCAAGGACAAGATCGTGAGCGGCGTGCTGGCCGCCGATGCGCGGGCCCGAGAACTCGGCGACGAACTCGGTCGCGCTTGAATCCAGCCTTCCAATCACGCACTGACCTTCGGGACGGCGCACAGCCATCAACGACAAAGTGGCCCTATGGGGGCCGCTTTGTCGTTGATGGGAAACGGGGGAAGGCAGGCGGCTAGGCTCAAAACACCGTCAACGCATAATGCAGAGCAATCCCGATGAACAGCGCGATGCCGAGCCAGTTGTTATGACGGAAGGCCGCGAAGCACTTCATCCGATCGCGATCCTTGATCAGCGTCCAATGATAGACCGCGCAACCCGCCGCTGCCGCCCAACCGAGCCAGTACACCAGGTCGAACTTTTGGGTGAGGCCAATCCAGGCGTAGATCGCGCACTCTGCCGCATAGCAGAGCATGATCACGAGCACGTCGTAGCGACCGAAAGTGATCGCCGAGGTGCGCATGCCGATCTTCAGGTCGTCGTCACGATCGACTATTGCGTAGGCCGTGTCGTAAGCGACCGACCAGAATACGTTGGCTACTAGCATCACCCAGGCGATTAGGGGCACGGTATCCTGGATCGCGGCGAAGGCCATCGGAATGCCGAAGCCAAAAGCGATACCGAGATAGACCTGAGGGATTGCGAAGAAGCGCTTCAGGAACGGATAGGTGCCGGCCACGAACACGGCCATCACCGACAGCCACTTGGTCAGCTCATTGAGCTGCAGGATCAGCAGGAAAGAGACGCCCACCAGACCAACCGCGATCGCCACCGCTTCCCACGCGCGGATCTTGTCGGAGGCCAGAGGCCGGTCGACGGTACGCTGCACGTGACGGTCGAAATCGCGATCGACGTAGTCGTTGATCGCGCAACCGGCCGAGCGCATCAGCAGCGTGCCGAGGATGAAGATAACCAGTAACGAGAGTGTCGGGTGCCCTCCCGAGGCGATCCACAGCGCATTGAGCGTAGGCCAGAGCAGCAGAAAACTACCAATCGGCTTGTCCAGTCGGACCAGCTTCAGGTAGAAGGGGAAACGGGCAAACATGCCGGAGCTCACTACCATAAAGATACGGTGACATTGTATGTAACGCGCGCGGCTGTGCAACTTTTTTCGGCGTTGTTGCATAAATCGAGCGCGAGGACGCAATGGCATCGGACGGGCATAATTCAGGCGATACGAACGGATTGCGGACGAGCGAGGTCCGCCATGCGGTTGATGACGCCGACGCGAACGGAGACCTCGGTCGCTTGCGCGGCGATGTGACGCGCCCAGAGACAGTGGCCGGTGAGGGTCTTGAACCGATACATCGCATTCTCGGCAAGCGATCGCCGGTGGTAGCCACTGTGTTGCTTCCATTCTCGACGACCGTCACGGGCAATTGCATCAACCGCGCCATTACGCCACGCCGCACCGGGCATATCCGCTGGCCAATGAGCGGCACCCTCGCGTGGCGGAATCGAAGGAATAGCACTGCGTGCAGCAATGGCCGCATGGCATGGCTTGGTGTCGTAGGCACCGTCACCGCCGATGACATCGATTTGTTCTTCGCGTGGAATCTGGTCGAGCAACTTGGCCAGAGCGTCACCGTCAGCCACATTCTGATTCGTCATTAGCGCGGCATGCACTTGACCTGTATTCGCGTTGAGCGCGAGATGGACTTTACGCCACGTGCGCCGCTTCGAGTAGCCGTGCTGGCGCACCTTCCATTCACCTTCTCCATAGACCTTCAGACCGGTGCTGTCGACAACCAGATGGATCGGTTCATTGTCACGAAGGATCGGCAGTTCGACATCAAGCGTTTTTGTCCGGCGACAGAGCGTGGTGTAATTCGGCACCGGCAAGCTCGGGAAGGCCAAATCGCGCAGACTTTGGGTGAAACCTTGCAGGGCGCGCAAGGTCAGTCGATAGACGGTCTTCACGCCAAGTAATGCCTGAATCAGCGTATCGCCGTATACACACGGGCGACCACGTGTGGGTATGGCATCGGGCATTCTGGCAAGGACGGCTTCATCTATCCATATTGTTACGTTCCCCCGGCTGATCAGGCCTTCATTATAGGCTGCCCAATTCCTGACACGGTAGCGTGCCTTCGGCTCACCTGTCTTGTGTATGTCCTTGCACATTTTCTTGTCAAAAATTAAGCAGTTACTCTGGAATCTGAGTTGATAGGGGGCTGGCCCCGCGATCGTTGCGCGTAAACGTCAACGGATCTCGCTCGATTTATGCAACAACGCCACTTTTTTCTGTAAAAAACACAGGCGATTCCACTGTGATGCTCGGGTCAGGCGTTCATATTGAGATATTGATCCTCAATTCAGGATCTTGAAATTTAAAAATCGTCCCTCATGGGCGTTGTTGCATAAATCGAGCGCGAGGACATAATGGCACCGACGGTTCAGGCGATACGAACGGATTGCGAACAAGCGAAGTTTGCAATCCGTTCCATTGCGTCCTCACGCTCGATTTATGCAACAACGCTCTGTAAAATGTATTTTTTGCATAAGCACGTCCCTCTATCGCCATGACGCAATTCCGTATCGCTCCCAGCATTCTTTCGGCTGACTTCGCCCGTCTCGGCGAGGAAGTCCGCAACGTGGTCGACGCCGGCACCGACTGGATCCACTTTGACGTAATGGACAACCATTACGTCCCGAACCTGACGATCGGTCCGCTTGTCTGCGAGGCGATCCGCCCACACGTGCAGGTGCCGATCGACGTGCACTTGATGGTGCGTCCGGTCGACCGGATCGTCCCCGATTTTGCCAGGGCCGGTGCCAACGTGATCAGCTTCCACCCGGAAAGCTCAGATCACATCGATCGCACCCTGTCCCTGATCAAAGACCACGGCTGCAAGGCCGGCCTGGTGTTCAATCCGGCCACGCCGTTACAATATCTGGATCACGTGATGGACCACCTCGACCTGATCCTGATCATGTCGGTGAACCCGGGTTTTGGCGGCCAGTCCTTCATTCCCGAGGCGCTGCGCAAGATCCGCGAGGCGCGCGCGAAGATCAACGCCTATCGCGAACGCACCGACCGCGAGATCCATCTGGAAGTGGACGGCGGCGTGAAGGTCGATAACATCGCCGAGATTGCTGCGGTCGGCGCGGACACCTTCGTGGCTGGCTCGGCGATCTTCGGCACGCTCGACTACAAGGCGGTAATCAACGAAATGCGCACGG from Burkholderia sp. encodes the following:
- a CDS encoding YggS family pyridoxal phosphate-dependent enzyme — protein: MFDLAVSLASVHRRIDDAARSAGRTPDEVALLTVSKTFPAEAVRKAHAAGQCAFGENYVQEALGKIAALADLRASLDWHFIGPLQSNKTRAVAEQFDWVHSVDRLKIAQRLAEQRPAHLPPLNVCIQVNVSGEASKSGVAPVEAATLAREVAALSTLRLRGLMAIPEPSGKFAAQRVPHRLLHELFNTLKAEGLALDTLSMGMSADLEAAVLEGATIVRVGAAIFDARDYGMPRSSRAIFCTCLS
- the proC gene encoding pyrroline-5-carboxylate reductase, giving the protein MKIAFIGGGNMAAALISGIVKRGTAEPGDLYVIDPSADTRTRLREERGVATGETIEATLAAYDAIVLAVEPQVLNDVARAIAPHLGQALVVSIAAGIRATDLSRWLGGYTRIVRTMPNMPALVGMGVTGLAALDAVDAVDRELASVMLGAVGETVWFDDEACLDAVTAISGSGPAYVFYFIEALQEAARQLGLNEEQGRALAVATFTGTAQLAAQSSEPVGVLRKRVTSKSGTTVAALTAFEAQQLKDKIVSGVLAADARARELGDELGRA
- the ubiA gene encoding 4-hydroxybenzoate octaprenyltransferase, with protein sequence MFARFPFYLKLVRLDKPIGSFLLLWPTLNALWIASGGHPTLSLLVIFILGTLLMRSAGCAINDYVDRDFDRHVQRTVDRPLASDKIRAWEAVAIAVGLVGVSFLLILQLNELTKWLSVMAVFVAGTYPFLKRFFAIPQVYLGIAFGFGIPMAFAAIQDTVPLIAWVMLVANVFWSVAYDTAYAIVDRDDDLKIGMRTSAITFGRYDVLVIMLCYAAECAIYAWIGLTQKFDLVYWLGWAAAAGCAVYHWTLIKDRDRMKCFAAFRHNNWLGIALFIGIALHYALTVF
- a CDS encoding IS5 family transposase — translated: MCKDIHKTGEPKARYRVRNWAAYNEGLISRGNVTIWIDEAVLARMPDAIPTRGRPCVYGDTLIQALLGVKTVYRLTLRALQGFTQSLRDLAFPSLPVPNYTTLCRRTKTLDVELPILRDNEPIHLVVDSTGLKVYGEGEWKVRQHGYSKRRTWRKVHLALNANTGQVHAALMTNQNVADGDALAKLLDQIPREEQIDVIGGDGAYDTKPCHAAIAARSAIPSIPPREGAAHWPADMPGAAWRNGAVDAIARDGRREWKQHSGYHRRSLAENAMYRFKTLTGHCLWARHIAAQATEVSVRVGVINRMADLARPQSVRIA
- the rpe gene encoding ribulose-phosphate 3-epimerase, whose product is MTQFRIAPSILSADFARLGEEVRNVVDAGTDWIHFDVMDNHYVPNLTIGPLVCEAIRPHVQVPIDVHLMVRPVDRIVPDFARAGANVISFHPESSDHIDRTLSLIKDHGCKAGLVFNPATPLQYLDHVMDHLDLILIMSVNPGFGGQSFIPEALRKIREARAKINAYRERTDREIHLEVDGGVKVDNIAEIAAVGADTFVAGSAIFGTLDYKAVINEMRTALSGVTQG